Genomic segment of Tiliqua scincoides isolate rTilSci1 chromosome 1, rTilSci1.hap2, whole genome shotgun sequence:
ACGGGTCTCTTTCCCAGCTATGTTGCCTTTAGGCTGGCATGGCCCGTACAACCTGCACGCAAAACTTTTGATTGGCAACACAAGGGGCatcaggaaaaagagaaaggagtcTCTAACCTTTATAGGGAATGTTTTCTTGGTGTCTAGCATTATAGCATCTGACCAGATTCACAGAGATTAATGTTTGGTCTTTCTGGGCCACAGCTGTGTTAAATATATGTGTCAAATATTTCATGGCTTATATTCATATGGGCTAACTTTACACTAACCACAATAACAAAGATTGCCATAAACAAGCAAAaccccaaagctgcaatcctaaacaaggCTAcaagggagtaagggcccaatcctaatcacctttccagcgctgatgtaactgtgccaacagggcatggaggcctcctcaagataagaaatgtttgtttccttaccttgggtctgcattggcgctggaaagttggataggattgggccctaagtctcattcaacatagtgagacttctgagtaaacaaacataggattgcactttagaAATTTAGGAATGCAACTACAGCAAACAGAAGTCATTTTCCacctagagcagtatttctcaaactgtgggtcatgagcccagttcaggtgggtccccatcaggatgaccagatacaatggaggacagagtgcctataccgtTAGCCATTGTTTAGAAGAGGGAAATTTGGTAGGTGCAGctatttaaacccttccatattgagctgcatcTACTAAAGTTTCTCTTCTATGTAATaattaaaggtatagacactcagtcctccattgtatctggtcaccctggtctccattcattttaatattttattttaatatattagacttgattctaccatggaatgtgactgcatttcgggaaatgtgactgtatttttaacaggctactgtgtatatgcttttaacaatgacagtcaatggggcttactcccaggtaagtgtggataggattgcagtcttggatggtcaaaaatttttcctgcttgattatgtcaattctggccatgacatcacttccagattaatgacacattacttccggtgggtcccaacagactgtcattctaaaaagtgggccccggtgctaaaaagtttgagaaccactgacctcgAGCCCAAATGCCTGATGAAAGTTGTTCTTCTTAATGGATGGAAGAACACCCTTCCCCTAGGAACACTGGTAAATCTTGGCTATAGAGAGCAGTGGGGCTTCAGTCTCCAAGGCTGGGAGTTAGGCAGAGGGGAAAGAAGTGACTTGCCACCTTTTCCCCTTTGGCCTGCAATCTAAAATGGTGTATATCAGTGGTCTTTAATCTtcttcatgccatgaccccaatatataaataaagtatgaggtTGGGGACCCCACTCTCAATCCCACCCCTTTCTCAGGATCCTATCAAATCACCCCCACCTCTTTGTCTCCACTTTCCACCCctttatgccctcccagcactgttcactgtaaccaaatattcttattagagatagcagaaaaagttaccatgaaacctggcactagtgaaactatttttgaataattgctaagaacctgagtaggactgagacagtctcctggtacctgaaggggtgcatCAGATGCCTTCTCCTTTACCTGGTCGTGCTGTGATCTTCAACCTTCCTCATTTCCATAAGTTGCTGTGATGCCAGGTCtaaggcttcacaaccccattgcgGTTCTGACCCCAAGGGTGAAGACCACTGGTGTATGTGTCTTCAGAAGCTACACTCTTACTCTGAATCTCATCTGCTCCTGAATCCTGTGATGAAGACCATTCCCTTGCAGTTGAATGAATTGCAGGCCGCTGAAGATGCACATGCTCCAAGCCTAGGAATCTTGACTGTGctgactgccccctcaccattTAAAGAGCTCTTGGGGAGTAGTGGCCTCTCAAGTGCCTTCCCTAGGAACTATGTTGATTCTCAGaagtggttttgtttttcttagtTCGACCCTTGTGTACCATAATGAATGCTTGACTAACACTCTTGAACTTTGAACTTACACCAGAAAGGTAGACACCATTGCACTCCCTCATCTGATTTCTCCACTGACTTCCTCACCATTACATTACATGATTACATGAATCATTACATGATTTCTTAGGTGAAGGAATTTTAGTGAAACAGAACTTTCTGTTTCTGGAGAAttttttctttactcagttgtGTACCCATCTCCTGTTGTGGAATgtactgtttttttgttttttttaaaatagatatcTGGTGAGCAGAGAAAGCATATAATCGTTGAGGTTTTGAGAGGGGATCTGTGTTGACCACACTATATGAACGACCCAACAGcataacagtgcaattctatccatgtGTATTCAGAAGTGTCCCATTGTATTTAATAGGTCTTAATGTCAAGTAAATTTGtataggctataatcctatacagaCATACTTGGGAGAAAATTCCATTGAAAtaataaggcttacttctgagtagagttgctcaggattgtgctgtggctGAAACTGGCAGACGTTGGGGTTTTATTGTTCTAATTGAATGGGGCTATGACCACGTTGTTCACTCAGCTTTTGGAATACAATACAGGCTTACTAGAAATGTGCATGTGATTTAATCTGAGCAACTCTTATTGGACTCAATGCAAATGAAAATGCACTGTGGCCCTTCTAGGGAACCTTGTTTCAATAAATGATTTAAACATGAGTGCAGTAACAAAAAAGCTGTTTCAGTGCCAAAGCAGGCAGAGGTTGGGTTTTCTCAACATTGCCACGTCCCAACTTTGGATTGGAACTAGGGGACCCTCTATAAAGGGGGTAGATGGGATCCAAGTGACTCCTTTCCATGGAGAAAGtctgctgttgttgttttcatAAAACATGGACATAAAATGTCTAAGAGAATaaagaacactttttaaaaaaatgtattttcaatcctgtttttaaattaaattttgcttcCAAGTCTCCTTCTAGCACATTTTTTATATATGTATTCTGTCCTTCCTTTGAAGAGCCAGAAGGGCCTTTTGGCCTCACAAGTCTTGttaggtaggctaggctgagagtgaCTTGCCTGAGACACCCACCAAGCCACATTGTAGAGTGGTGCCCCGAGTCCAGGCATCTCCAACATTCTGCTGTTCAGCCAGATGTGTTTGGGAGTCTCACAAGTAGGGCAGGTTGGcaacagcacctggtattcagataggtagaacttcacgtggccctggactcccttgcctttggcaaggcacctggaaaagacagcatccctgctgaagtcctaaaatgctgcaaagagatcatcgtcactgagctgcatgaaatcctctgtctctgctggagagaaggtggagtacctcaagacatgagggatgcaaacatcatcacgctgtacaagaacaaaggtgacaggggtgactgcaacaactaccgcggcatctctctccttagcgttgtaggaaagctgtttgcccgagttgtactaaagaggctccaggtacttgcagagagcgtctatccagaatcgcagtgtggattccgagccaacaggtccaccactgatatggtattctcccttagacaactgcaggagaaatgcagggaacaacgacagccactctttatagccttcatagatctcacaaaggctttcgacctggtcagcagagacggcctcttcaagattctccccaagattggatgtccacccaggctcctcagcatcatcagatccttccacaaggacatgaagggcactgttgtcttcgatggctccacatcagacccttttgacatccgaagcggagtgaagcagggctgtgttcttgcaccaaccttgtttgggattttcttcgctgtcctgctgaagcaggcctttggaactgcaacagaaggcatctatctccggaccagatcagacggaaagctcttcaacctctccagactgagagcaaaatccaaagtccagctgaaatgtctgcgtgtcTTCCtttttgccgacgatgcagctgtcactacccactctgccaaagatctccagcagctcatggatcgttttagcaaggcctgccaagattttggactgacaatcagcctgaagaaaacacaggtcatggttcaggatgtggactcaccttcctgcattacaatctctgagcatgaactggaggttgtccatgactttgtgtaccttggttcaatgatctccgacactcattctcttgataccgagctaaacaagcgcatcggtaaagcagctaccacgctttccagactcacaaagagagtctggtccaacaagaagctgacggaacataccaagatccaggtctacagagcttgcgtcctgagtacacttctgtactgcagcgagtcatggactcttcgctcacaacaggagaggaaattgagcgctttccacatgcgctgcctccgacgcatcctcggcatcacctggcaggacaaagttccaaacaacacagtcctggaacgtgctggaatccctagcatgtattcactgctgaaacagagacgcctgcgttggcttggtcatgtcgtgagaatggatgatggccggatcccaaaggatctcctccatggagaactcgtgcaaggaaagcgccctacaggtagaccacagctgcgatacaaggacatctgcaagagggatctgaaggccttagggatggacctcaacaagtgggaaaccctggcctctgagcggcccgcttggaggcaggctgtgcagcatggcctttcccagtttgaagagacactttgccaacagtctgaggctaagaggcaaagaaggaaggcccatagccagggagacagaccagggacagactgcacttgctcccggtgtggaagggattgtcactcccggattggccttttcagtcacactagacgctgtgccagaaccacctttcagagcgcgataccatagtctttcgagactgaaggttgccaatacaatctctgaacatgaggGTTTCATTTACCTAACACAGGTAATATTCATTCCGTTAACTCTGTCTGATCTTTTCTGAGCTACTCAAGTCGCAACCACCACACCTTGTGCGTGGGTGTGAATTTCCCAAGTTTAATGACGGGCTATGTGACACACTTTCATTTTGTCTAAAGTAAACCTACTGCCAATCTCTTTCATTAGGTGACTCTCTAAGAGGAAAACTCATTCTCTGTATCTACATCTTGCATAACCAAATGATTGCCATGTTTCATTTCAGAGCCTTGTTTGTTGTACCTGACTGTTAGGAAGCACCTGCAAAAGTACTTAGTGGAGGATGTAAACTCACTCAAAGCTATTAAAGTTTCATCTCCAAGAAGATGATCAGTGTGTAGGCTAAGGGGCTTAAAGAGATTTCTTCTGAGTGTAGGCTTATTACAAATACGGGCAACTTTCCACTCCATTTAGTTTCCAACAGCTGATAAAATTGATTTAACTGAGGTAGAAACATCTAGTGCAAAGGCTGTCTACAGTAAAATCATACAGTCCAATATAAAGACAGAAGTGTAACTAGTGAAAGACCAACTTCTCCCAGGGTGACCAGTGACTGTCCCTAGGTGATGGAAGCACCTACTCCAATAGTTACAATGGCCTCCAAGGTGGGAGAAAAAGTCCAAGCACATGAAACAGTCTTCCTGGTTCAGGATGGAAACATAGTTCAGTGCTAGAATACATGCTTGGCAGAAAGAAGGGTCCTGTttaatccctggcacctccacaTGACTGAAACCCTGGGGACTCACCTTCAGcgtagataatactgagctagatggattgGTGGACAGAAAACAGAGAGGAGATATGGGGGGTGTAATGAAGGGGTTGGACAAAGATGAAAGCCAATGGATTTTTGCAGTGCTATTACAAATCTGTGTGAACAGCACagcaaaatatgtttttaaacacAAACTCACACAGACAGGTTTGTTGTGAACAGCTTGACTCCTTCAGTAGGGCACAAAAAATGAAGAATAATTTTAGGGAGAAGAAATGTTCATTTCAAAGACAAGTGGCCATTTCATAGTAACTTTTGTCCAAATGGCTCAGTGGCCCTTTAAACTGTTCCAGGAATGCAATGTTTACAAAACCAAGAGTCATCTATGGACTCTAACCTAAATTTGGATGGACTCATTCAGATTTTACATTTTCCAGCCAAGGGATCACTCTTGCATGTGAGATCTGTCCCTTTATTGATACAGGTGGAAACAGAGTGTTAATGCACATGAAGTGCACCCGTTTTGCTGAAATCCAATGCTAGGGTACCAAATGCATAAGGAAACTGTATGTATTATATATCCATGCAATACGTGGCACCAAAGGTGCCCATCCCTGCACAGTAAGACACTGGGAAATGATCCTTTATTTGGAACGCATAATGTCCAATTCAGCCTTCTGTCCAAAGTCTTTAAGGACAGAGAGAATTCATTAATAACTGGAATCCAAAGAAAGGCAAAGGAAATAGCGGGGGTGAACCTCAAAAACAAAAATACCATTCCAAATAGTTTTGTCACATACTTTTATTTACAGCTTCATACAGCAGATATTTGCAAAGCAGCTTGTTAAGGAAAAAGCAGTTGGCAGAAGATATTTGGTTTTAAGTGCCACTGGGTGCAATTCAGTTCAATGCTCTTTGCCATTGCCTTCAGCAGAAGGTAGTGTGCACCCATTGTCTACAATGAAATTAAACTAGTGTAAACCAAAAACAGCTTATGCAATCTAGGACAGAGTCCTACATATCCATAGAGAAGTGTATGTCTTCTTTCAACAGGTACATTTGAAATATTGCTTTTATATACAAACAACTCAACACACAAACCAGTTATGCTATGTCCAGAAATGTTAAGTTCCAACATCTGTACAACTAGATGGATAAGCAGTAGAAACTTTCTTACCTAGCCACTTATTCACAGGCCCTGCCTAGACTCTCAACAACATGtacagttttttatttttatttttataaataagtCCATTAAATTCCACAGAAAAACTAAAAGCAAATATAAAATTCCAACTGGGAATAAACATGTACATTACTGTGGATGATCACCCCATCCAAAGTCTTGTGGAatgaatacaaaaaaaaaaagtcccattcTTACAAAGAGGGAGACAAATACAAAAGAGTCTGTTAGCTGGAATGGAAACTGGAGGACTCTGACTCTGTTGAAACCGAAGAATGTCCCCCTCGTTTGCCTTTGGAAAGGATCTTAAGGCTCGATCCTCTGCTGACAGAAGTAAAAGCATTTTGGGCTGATGTCTTGAATTTGGCACCGAGAAAAGCATAAAGTATGGGATTAAGGCAACAGTGGAAAAATGCCAGGGCTTCTGTGATGGAGATCCACTTGTGCACAAATGACTCAAAGCTACAGCCATTCTTGATGAATCCAAGGAGGACAAAAGTGTCTATGGTGATGCCAATGTAATAGGGTAACCAGCAGGCAAAGAAGGCAAGAATAAGGATCACAGTGGTCTTCAGAGCTTTGCGCTTTTGATGGCCTTTTGAGTGTGACAGCTTAGAAATGATAATGCAGTAGCAAATCAGTATTATGAGACCAGGCAAGACAAGGCCGACTAAAATATGCTGAAATCTGAATGAAATCAGCCAGTTGTCATGAGGATAAAATCGCTGGCAGACATACTTCCCTTCCGACTCAGTAGTACTAGCAAAGATCATATCAGGGACAGTCAAGAGCACTGCAGGTAACCACACACCGAAGTAGACAATCCTTTCAGCCAACAGCTTCCTGGGTCTCTGGCTGTTGGTAGCATGCACAATAGCCAGGTAGCGATCTAAGCTGATGAATGCCAAGATCAGGACACTGCTATACAGGTTGACAGTGTAAATAATGTGGACTACTTTGCACAAGGTATTTCCGAAGTACCAGCCGATGACAGCATCCACAGACCAGAAGGGCAACGTGACGACGAACAGAAGGTCAGCCACGGAGAGATGTAGCCTGTACTTGTCAGTCATGCTCCTCAGTTTTTTCTGGTAGCCCATGACCACAATAACCAAGCCATTGCCAATGATTCCCGTCAAGAAAATGATGGAGAAGATTGTTGGCAAGAAGATTCGGTTGAAATCGGCATTCTCCTGCTCCAAACACACCTCATGGTAGTACCCATCATCATCGCCAGAGCCTAGCTCATCGGTACTATTTTCCTGCACCAAAATGAAGAATCCAGAAGAAGACATCTGTAACTgaataacaaaagaaaaatag
This window contains:
- the CXCR4 gene encoding C-X-C chemokine receptor type 4, whose translation is MESDLQMSSSGFFILVQENSTDELGSGDDDGYYHEVCLEQENADFNRIFLPTIFSIIFLTGIIGNGLVIVVMGYQKKLRSMTDKYRLHLSVADLLFVVTLPFWSVDAVIGWYFGNTLCKVVHIIYTVNLYSSVLILAFISLDRYLAIVHATNSQRPRKLLAERIVYFGVWLPAVLLTVPDMIFASTTESEGKYVCQRFYPHDNWLISFRFQHILVGLVLPGLIILICYCIIISKLSHSKGHQKRKALKTTVILILAFFACWLPYYIGITIDTFVLLGFIKNGCSFESFVHKWISITEALAFFHCCLNPILYAFLGAKFKTSAQNAFTSVSRGSSLKILSKGKRGGHSSVSTESESSSFHSS